The genomic region AATCACGCGAGTCTCAAACGACTCGGGGGGCAGGAAATCGCTTCCGACCTGGACAGGCGGAAGAAGCACTGATTCCACTCCCGACCTCACAAGTCTTCCAATTGTCCCCAACGGCTATAGTAAGAAAATCGTGATTGATTTGATTTCCGAGGACCAACGTCTCTTGCAGGAGTTGGAGGGCCTGCTGGAGGGATTGGAGCCCGGCTCCGAGGCCCTGCCGACGGTCCTCGCCGCGCTCCGAAGCGCCCTGCGCGCGGAGCGGACGGCGGCCTACGGCGTGGACGTGGGCCCAGACCGCTATCACACGGCGTTCGTTCACGGCGTCGGCTTCCCGCAGCCGCCCTCCATCCTCTCCGAGGCCTTCGACGCGTCGCTGCCGCCGGCGGGGAGCCGCTTCGGCTACTTCGATCCCGCGCGTCCGCCGCTGGCCCAGCGCAACCGGGCGATGCGCTTCTCGCCCCTGGGAATCTCGGAGACGCTGCGGGCCCTGCCCATCACCGGCGAGGGCGAGGGCCCTCTGTGGGAGCGGCTGGGATTGAGTGAGGCGGAGTGGGAGCACGCGCGGACGCAGCTGGCCGGGTATGCCTTCAATCTCTACCGGCAATTGGGATTGGAGCAGTTCGCGCAACTGCGGGTGCTGGTGTGTGAAGGCGACATGATGCTGGGTTGGGTGGGCGCCTTCCGGGCCGAGCCCTT from Corallococcus exiguus harbors:
- a CDS encoding helix-turn-helix transcriptional regulator — its product is MIDLISEDQRLLQELEGLLEGLEPGSEALPTVLAALRSALRAERTAAYGVDVGPDRYHTAFVHGVGFPQPPSILSEAFDASLPPAGSRFGYFDPARPPLAQRNRAMRFSPLGISETLRALPITGEGEGPLWERLGLSEAEWEHARTQLAGYAFNLYRQLGLEQFAQLRVLVCEGDMMLGWVGAFRAEPFTEREQRLLQALTPAIQRRMAMDRRLREAGLLGPALGAALEVLGRPAWVVTFSGRVMHANKAGQARWEQDSQALATQVRECLRSPPGAGPLFSSGPLRTQGLPDHYLVLDPGPPMDPTSRLPVLTQRWGLTAREAQVLEHVVQGETNKAIALHLGCAERTVEVHVTHLLNKAQVESRSALISRFFQS